TCCATGTTGATTTATTCTTATTGCTAATATTAATAAATTTTTTAGTAGCATCTTTAAGAAAAGCAAACCTTAGCTACTTATTACTCTTTGTATCAATGGCTCTAATTGTATCTGGAATTTACTTTAATTCAATCGAAATTCCTTATGCTTTCATTACAATCTCAATAGGAGTACCACTATACCTAAGAGAGTCAGGAAAGCTTTTCTTCTACTGGCTATAAAACATTAGAAATCAAAGCACAAGATAACATTGCCACACCTACAGGCAAAAATAAATTATCATATTTTTTACAGTCAAAGAGCTCTACAAGCACGGCTCCCATTCCAACAACTGATGCTATTATTAGGTTTGGGAAAAAATAATAACAAACAATAAAAGAAACTAAAAAAACAATGACACTACCTGAGAATGTCTTATTATTTACAAGTTTGAAAGAGGGAATTAGTTTGCCAAAAAGACTTGCAAATCCGTCCCCAAGACATGCTGAAAATATCCCAATACAATTAAAAGGCTCAGGTATAAGGAAATACGTAAAAAATATACTTATTACTAAAAATATTGGGGAGAGAGATACCTTATAAGAAGACACCTCTCTGGTCTTTAGTATGACTCCTGATATACCTTTTAGAAAAAATAAATTTAGTTTCATAATCCTAAATATTTCCGAAATTAAATACACAATCACAAAAAATAGGCTAGATGCAAGACCTAGCCAAAAATTTATTTTGTAAAACAATAAAAACATTAAAGTAGAAATATGAAAGAATTTCCTATAAATCTCATATTTAATGTTTTCTTCAAAATAAATTCGGTTAAATATCAATTAATCTTCCTTAGGATAATATCAAACTTTAAAAAGGAATTTGCTTTTATAGTATCACCTATGCTTCTTTCTCCATATGCAAGACTTGGTGGAATTATTATCGTCCTCTCCTCTCCCTCAAGCATATCTAACAACATTATCTCCCAACCTCGAATTACTTGACCACTGCCAACTATAACCTCTATTGGCTCACTCCTGTCAATTGAACTGTCAAACTTAGCTCCACTAAGTAAAAATCCCTCATAGTCTACTATTAAAACACTCCCCCTCTTGGCACTCCTACCATTTCCCTGCTTATTGATCCTATAAAAGATACCATTCTCATCTTTCTGAAAATCTATGTAATCTTTAGAAATCATTTCAAGTTGATAAGATATATATTTTTCCGCCTCATCTGTCTTCTGTGCCTCATAAATTGTCTTTAATTTTGCAAATTCTTCATTGTTAACCTTAAAGGCTTCCGCACTACTGCCAATACGAGAAATTGCTATTCTCTCTATTTTATCTCCTTGACGAATATTAAGAACTGTCTCCATTCCTTCAATCACTTTACCAAAAATTGAATGCTTAGAATCAAGATAAGTAAGATTATCTGAAAGAGTTATAAAAAACTGACTCCCATTTGTATCAGGCCCTGAATTGGCCATAGAAACAATCCCTTGTACATTATGACTTAAATTCCTTCCCAACTCATCAGGAAAAGAATAGCCAGGTCCTCCAGTACCTATCCCCGTAGGATCTCCTGTTTGAACAACGAATCCATCAATAACTCTATGAAAAACAACATTTTCAAAATAAGGCTTGTCTGTAACAGAATTTTTAAGGATTCCTTCACTAAGACCAATAAAATTCATAACCGTTAAAGGTGCATCCTCATAGTAGAGTTCAATTTTTATATTTCCTTTATTTGTATAAATTGATGCAAATATTCCACCTTTTTCCACTAAATCTTCCTTCTTACCAATACAAGATATTAGCATTAAAATAAACAAAAAATTAAATAAATATTTATCCACAAATTCATTCCTTACATTAATTATTAAATAACATTATAACTAATTTATTACTCTCAATTTTACAATTTTTTCGTAAAATTTGTAAAATTAACTAGAAATTTATCATAATTAAGTAATACTTATTTTTTAGGGGAATAACTTATAAAGTTGGATTTTATTGAATGCTAAATATTAGTAATGAGCTTCTTCTTAAATTTTGCAGTTTTATATATGAAAATAGTGGTATTTGCTTTGACGAGAAAAACAAAGTTGTGTTAAAGGGTAGAATTAACGATGCGATACATGAACTTGACAATGTGGATAGTCCAAAACAATTATATGAGTTAATAAATTCCGATAACCTTAAAAGAGAATATTTTCTAGATCTTGTTACCACGAATCTGACTCGATTTTTCAGAAATGAACTTCATTTTAAAACTTTTGAAGAATTCATAGTTCCAAACTTAGTAAAAATTAAAAATAAGGAAAATACAAATAGGATTGTTATATGGTGTGCTGGATGCTCAACAGGAGAAGAACCTTACTCACTGGCTTTTGTTCTTAAATCTAATCTTCCAGAAAATTTTGATTTTATTGTTATCGCATCTGATTTAAGTTTAAAGTCTTTAATGATAGCAAAAGAAGGATATTACTCTGCCGAAAAATGCGAACATATCCCAAACAAGTACAGAAAATACATAAAATCTTACATGGATGGTTATAGAATAATAGACGATATTAAGAAACATGTACGATTTGATTATCATAATTTAAATTTTGAAAGTGGATTTTCAAATATTGATGTTGTTTTTTGCAGAAATGTGCTCATATATTTCGATGAAAAGTCAAAACTAAACGTTTTGAAAAAATTTTACTCTTCTATGGCTATGAAAAGTTACCTATTTATTGGACACTCAGAATCACTCTTTGGTCTTAATCTTCCTTTTAAATTTTTAAGAACACCTTGGGCCATAATATATGAGAAAGATGATAAAAGTATTCCAAAAGCAAAGTTTAAATTCAAAAGTAAATACAATTTATAATTTAATATAAATAAATTTATAGGAGCAAATCAGAAATGCGAACAAAAATTTACGTTCTTGTTATTGAAGATTCTTCTATTAATAGGAAGATTATATCGGATATAATCAACTCATCTTTAAAACTTGAAGTCATTGCAACTGCAGCTAATGAAAAACTAGCCCTTAAAAAACTTAAAAAACAACCGGATGTAATATTATTCAGTTTAGAAACAGAAACAATAAACGAAGTTGATTTTCTAGAAGAGAAAAGACATATTAACAACAAAACACCTGTTATTATTCTATCCTCAAGCGAAGACATAATAAAAAAAGCACTCTTTAAAGGAGCTGACGACTTTTTGATAAAAACTGACGGCAAATTAGAGCTCATAAAAGATAAAATTATTGATTTACTCGTATCTTACGGAAACAAGGCTATTAAAAGCAAAATGATCAAAAATATTAATTTAAAATTACAAACAAATGAGCCTGCGACAAATAGTACAAACCAAGAAGAACCTTTAACTGCAGAAGAAACAATGTATGAAAATTTAACAATCAAAAAAGATATAATTGAGAGCAAAGATTGGAATCAAGAAAAAATAATAGACGAAGGAGATTTAAGAAAGCTTAAGTACAGGAAATTTGATATCGTAGTTATCGGGATATCTACGGGAGGTCCTGCAGCACTAAAGGCAATACTACCAGAGATCCCTGAAAATTTTCCCGTACCAGTAATCATCGTTCAACATATGCCAAAAGGATTCACATCGGAATTCGCAAAAAACCTTAACAATATTTGCAACTTAGCTGTAAAAGAAACAAACAATGGAGAAATCCTTCAAAGAGGATTCATATATATAAGTTCCAGCGGATACCATACAAGAATTAATAAAGCAAATGAAAACTATCAAATAGAAGTC
The sequence above is drawn from the Candidatus Borreliella tachyglossi genome and encodes:
- a CDS encoding CheR family methyltransferase; the encoded protein is MLNISNELLLKFCSFIYENSGICFDEKNKVVLKGRINDAIHELDNVDSPKQLYELINSDNLKREYFLDLVTTNLTRFFRNELHFKTFEEFIVPNLVKIKNKENTNRIVIWCAGCSTGEEPYSLAFVLKSNLPENFDFIVIASDLSLKSLMIAKEGYYSAEKCEHIPNKYRKYIKSYMDGYRIIDDIKKHVRFDYHNLNFESGFSNIDVVFCRNVLIYFDEKSKLNVLKKFYSSMAMKSYLFIGHSESLFGLNLPFKFLRTPWAIIYEKDDKSIPKAKFKFKSKYNL
- a CDS encoding peptidylprolyl isomerase gives rise to the protein MDKYLFNFLFILMLISCIGKKEDLVEKGGIFASIYTNKGNIKIELYYEDAPLTVMNFIGLSEGILKNSVTDKPYFENVVFHRVIDGFVVQTGDPTGIGTGGPGYSFPDELGRNLSHNVQGIVSMANSGPDTNGSQFFITLSDNLTYLDSKHSIFGKVIEGMETVLNIRQGDKIERIAISRIGSSAEAFKVNNEEFAKLKTIYEAQKTDEAEKYISYQLEMISKDYIDFQKDENGIFYRINKQGNGRSAKRGSVLIVDYEGFLLSGAKFDSSIDRSEPIEVIVGSGQVIRGWEIMLLDMLEGEERTIIIPPSLAYGERSIGDTIKANSFLKFDIILRKIN
- the cheB gene encoding chemotaxis protein CheB, with amino-acid sequence MRTKIYVLVIEDSSINRKIISDIINSSLKLEVIATAANEKLALKKLKKQPDVILFSLETETINEVDFLEEKRHINNKTPVIILSSSEDIIKKALFKGADDFLIKTDGKLELIKDKIIDLLVSYGNKAIKSKMIKNINLKLQTNEPATNSTNQEEPLTAEETMYENLTIKKDIIESKDWNQEKIIDEGDLRKLKYRKFDIVVIGISTGGPAALKAILPEIPENFPVPVIIVQHMPKGFTSEFAKNLNNICNLAVKETNNGEILQRGFIYISSSGYHTRINKANENYQIEVFDAKNVNGHKPSIGVLFKSISENVKEKAIALIMTGMGSDGSREIGEIKKAGGLTIAQDKESSVVFGMPKVAIEENNVDYIVSINHVIKLLKAILLDG